CGAACTCCTCGAACGCGGCGAGATCCCTCTCGGGGAGCGGGGGAGGCGAGTTTTTCATCTCCGCTGCGATGTCGATGTATATGCCGCGCCTGGGTCCGAGTTCGAATTTCATGTCCGGCTCCTTTGGATCCCCGCACTTCGCGGAGGGCGGCAGAGCCTATCGCGGGGCCTTTCGCAGGTCAACTGAAACGCTCTGCCGTCCATGTGATGGTGCAAAAGGGAAGGGGAAGCCGGCGCGATTGCGGCCGTCAGCCGGTCTTGAGCGATTTGTCGATTGTCATCCGACGGATCTCGCCGACCACCCTCGAGTGCTTCACCTCGGCCTCGTAGAGGGATGATATGACCTGCCTGACCTCGGGGTCGGATATGGAGCGGAGCAGCGCGGAGTACATGTCGCTCATGTTCCTCTCGGTCGACTCCATCTCCGTGAAGAAGTTCAAAAAGTCCTGTGAAGTGAACATATCTTTTCTCCCATCAGTACTCTTCCTTGCCGTCGTTTTCGATCTTGAGTCTGAGGGCGGAGAGGGTCTGGCTGTGAGACCTGGACTCTGAGGATATCATGGAGAGCATGGCCTTGATATTCCTCCGCTCCGGCTCGGTGCATTCGTACCACTGCAGCGCAGATGCCACGTTGTCCGCCATGTGCTCGGCCATCTTGTCCTCCACCTCGATCGCCTTGTCGATGAAATTCAGAAGATCTCTCTTTTTCATCTCCCCCCTCCGAACTCTCGGTAGAAACCGGCAAAATCGAATCCGGGATCCTCGGCAGCGAGGCTGGGCCTGATCCCGAAAAACTGTGCGCTGCTCTCGTATGACCCATCGTCTATCACAGCCATGGTCGCATGGCCAGCCTTTGATATGTCGGCCCCTCCCCTGTATATCTCGCGCCAATAGAGGTAGCCGTCAAGTCCCAGCTCCCGGCCCGCTCCCAGCACGTCCGCGATCCATCGGCCTGCGCTCTCCTCGTCGGCCGCTGTCGACAGGCCGAACTCGCCTATGATCACGGGAACGCCTGTCTTGCGCGCGACGCCCGCCGCATAGGAGAGTTCCTCCATTATAACGCCCGGGCCATAGAAGTGTTTCTCGCCGCTGTGGTCCGCGGCCTCTCCGGGGTAGCGGACTCCGGAGATGTCCCTGAATCGCGGGTTGTCCGCGACCCCCTGGTGCGTGAATTCAATTGGGCTGTAGAAGTGGAAGCTGAAGGCGAGCTTGTCATCCCGGAGCTTGCGGACCCTCCAGTCCCTGTCGGGCTGCAGGATTATGAGGTGAACGGGATCGACCGCGCGTATCGCCTCGATCGTATCCTCCATCAGCTCCCAGTACTGATCGGGCCCGCCCGAGGGTTCGTTCATTAACTCGAAGGCCCATATCCTGCGGTCCTTTGCAAACCTTCGCGCGATCTCGGCCCATGTCGCGACGAATCTTAACTTCAGCGCCTCATCATGCCAGAAGGCCTCGCTCCCCGGCGTCACCCGGTAGTCCTGGATCGCTCCACCGGGTGGGATGTGCATGTCCAGGACCACCCGCAAGCGGTATTTCTCAGCGAATGCCAGCTGTCTCTCCAGGAATTCGAAGCCCTGCTCCCTCACCTCGCCTTCGTGGCCCATGAAATAGTCCGCCTTCACGGCGAGCCTGGCCGTGTTCATTCCGCCCAGCGCGGTGAAGGCCCAGTCGCGCTCCTCGATGGAGTCCATGTCCGGCGCGACCCTGGCCGGGTCCCAGAGCGTCGAGTCGTCCATGAGGGCTGCGCCACGGACGTCAAGGCCCTGCCGCCCGCATGTGCACGATCCTCCCTTGACGCACGAGGCGAGGGCCAGCGACGCGAGGAGGATGAGGGAGGTCGTCTTCATGAAGCCGCCCCATCCACTTCGAGATGCAGTTCCTCGTTGAAGTAGAAGATCGCGTTCATCACCAGGAAATGATAGGTCACCCAGAAGCAGTTGACCAGCACAGAGAGGTCGCGCTCATAAAAGAACCTGTTTATACCCCATGCGAGCGCCGCGAAGTTGAGAAACATGATGACGATCTGCGGCCAGAGCGAGAGGAACGACATCCGCGTGCCCTTGCCCTTGAGCGTGATGCCGAACTTTCCCTGCACTCCGGCGAGGCCGAGGAGAGTGGCCCTGACGTAGACGGGGATCGATATGTACGTGAGCAGCTGGCCGATGAAGAGCTGTTTCAGCCTGTAGCTCCGCGCCCTCAGGGTGAAGAAGAACACCGCCAGCGAGAGGGTGATGTAGGGGATGAACACGCTGAAGTAGATGTCCATGTGGATGAAGAACGAGGGCACGTTGAAGAAGATGTATGCGATCGGGCACGCCATGAGGAAGAGAAATGCCAGCCCGATGAGGTAATAGCTGCTGGAGAGCAGGTACTCCCACCACTGTCCGATCGAGAGGCTGGCCGGGCTCCTTATGAATTGCGCGACCACCCTGCGCAGCACGCCCACGGTGCCCCGGGCCCAGCGATCCTGCTGCTTGAAGTAGGCGGCCAGCATCTGAGGCCCCATGCCGAACGTGCTCACGTGGTTGTAATAGAGCGATCTCCACCCGGCTGTGTGGAGCTTGAGCGAGGTGGCGAAGTCCTCAGTCACCACGCTCTCGTCGAATCCCCCGACCGAGAGCAGCGCCTCGCGCCTGAACGCCACGTTGGTCCCGCAGCAGAACATGGACTGGTTCGAGCCCTTGGCTTCGCAGATGTATTCGTAGAATACCGACTGCTGATACGTGGCGCCCTTTGCAACGTGGCTCTCCTCCATGTTCGAGTAGTACTGGGGGGTCTGGACGAATGCCAGCCCCTCGTCCGATTCGAGCATCGGTATGATCGTGGTGAGGAAACCCTGGATCGGGCGCTGGTCGGCGTCGAATATGGCGACATATCTCTGGTCCAGGGCACTCAGGCAGTCGTTCACTATCCCGGCCTTCGCGCCGCGGCGCTCGCTGCGCCTGAAGAGCGTAAGGTTGAACTTTTCGCACAGCTCCTCGGCCTCGCGCATGTATTTTTCGTCGGAGGAGTCGTCCAGGAAATAGACCGTCTTGTTCGGGTAGCTCAAATTGACCAGGCTCCGGAAGGTCTGCTCCAGCACCTCCTTCGGCTCGTGCCTTGCGGCCACCAGCACCGCGACCGCCGGGGGGGGAAATGTGAGGGGGTGGTGTCGGCCGAGATCCGCCTGTCTGCCGGTCGAGCTCCGAAGGAGCGCAGCCGCGTAGCCAAGGGCGTGCACGAGGATGAACATCTCCCCGGCCAGCAGCATGCCTGCGAAGAGCTGCTCGGTCCAGACGTGCTCCGGCGCAAGGATCATCGTGAACGCGATGCGCACTATCGCATAGACTATGATCGCAATCATAGCGGCCAGGAATGCGAGCGATGTGAGAAGCTTTTTCACCCGAATCCTTTCAGCCCGGAGCTAAAATCGTATCGCCATGGAGGCCATGGCCCCCAGGTCCCAGTAGACGCTGCTGTAGTTGCCGAACGCCTCGACTCCCGTCTCGAGACTATGGCTCCAGTCGCGGTGGAACTCGAAGGCCCCTCCGTTGAAGGGCCTCTTGTCCCTGTCGATCTGGAAGCGGTACTTGAAGCCGTAGTATGTGTTGAGCGCCCCGTAGTACATGCCGTCAGGATTGAGATAGTGCCTCCAGTGCAGCGTCGCGGACATGTGCCAGAAATTCTCCGGCGACCAGTAGTCGGTGACCGTTCTCTTCCAGTCCTGCCAGTCGAACCGAAGGTCCAGGGTGAGCCTCCTGGGCTCGTAGGAAAAATAGAACAGCCCCTCCACCCCTGCCGAGTTCTGCCTGTTTGAGTCGCTCACCATCCGATAGCGGTAACCGGCGTATGCGGTCACCCTGCGGTGGAGCCTCGATTCGATCTGCCCTCCGACGTCTGTCTGGCGCAGCCTCTTGTCGAAGACGATCCTCTGGTTGTAGAGGTCGTCGCGCTCTGTGAACGCTGTGAGGACCAGCTGATCCAGCGCCCTGACCGAGGCCCTCCCGCTCCAGAGGTGGCTCATCCTAGAGTCCGAGGGATATCCGGTGGGCAGATAGAGCCCCTCGCCCCAGAACCTTGGGCCCAGGGAGAAGTCGAGGCCTATCTTGCCCTGGCTCCTCGGTATGGAGCCGGCGTTCTCGAACCTGAAGAGGTCGAAATAGTAGCCGGCATCTATTCCGAGCGAAGAGCCGATGGGCTGCCTGAAGGAGAGGCCCGCTGTGTAGCGATCGATGTCGGTGTCCCTGGAGCCGCTCTTTGCCCTGAACCAGTGGAATTCCGGGATGAGCACCCGTTTCTTCCAGAGGGTCTCTGCACGCGAGAGGCTGTCGCGCGCCCTGAAGTGGCCGGGCATCTCGTCCAGCATGGTCGAGAAATCGGATGAGGCCTCGGGCCACATGCGCTCATAGCCCTCCGTCTGGCCGAGATCGAAGCGCGCCTCCGCGTTGCCAGGCTCGATCTCGAGGAGCTCCCGGTAGAGCGAGATCGCGTCGATCGGCCACGAGTTCCAAAATGCGTCCTTGGCCCGCCCCTCGAGCCCTATGGCCTCCATCCCGGTCCTGTCTGCCGCCTCGCGGTATGCGGCGAGCGACTCGCCGTAGCGCTTGGCCCAGCCCAGCACGCGCGCCTTCTGCCTTGCCGCGTCCGGATCGTAATCGGCCTCGAGGATCCCGTCGTATGCGGCGATCGATTCGTCGTAGCGGCCTGCCCAGGAGAGGACGTCGGCGCGGCCGCGCATGGCGCGAAGGTTGCCCGGCTCCTGCTCGATCGCAGCGTCGTACTGCGCGACTGACTCGCCGTAGCGCTTCTCGTACGAGAGGAGCTCCGCGACCCTGACCCTGGCGTCGATGTCTGAGGGGTCGCTCTCGAGGACTCTGGCATACAGCTCCTGAGAGCGCTTGAACTCCCCTTTGATGAGCAGCACCTCTGCCGCCTTTGATTCGGCCTTTGGCCCGAGCCTTTTGTCGGACAGCACTTTTTCGTAATGCGCCAGCGCGGCGTCGTAGTCTCCGGACCAGAATGCCAGCTCGCCCGCCTCGAGATGCGCCTGCATGTCGCCCGGGTATCTGGCCAGATATTCGTCGTAGCGCGCGCGCGACTCCTCGTACTTCTTCTGGTGGGAGAGCACGCGCGCGAGCCCCAGCAGGCTCTCCCTGTGGCCGGCCCAGGATGAGGCGGACCAGAGGGCGCAGAAGAGCATCAGAGCCGATGCGGCCAGGGCCGATCTACTGTTGAATCGTCTCGTCATGCGTCACTTCCCCAGCAGTATCCTGTACTGCCTCTCCGCTTCGGCCGGTTTGCCCCTCCAGGTGAGCACCTGCGCCAATTTCTCCCTGAGCGCCGAGTTCCCGGGATATGCAGCCACCAGGCCCCTTATTATCTCCTCGGCGCGGGCGAGGTTCCTCTCTCGGAGCGCCAGGTTGAACAGGACCATGCCGGCCGCGAGGTTTTCGGGATCTTTCTCCATCGTCGCCGTTGCCAGCTCTTTCGCCTTCTGAGCGTCGCCGATGGCGAAGAACGCCTGCGAGGCCTCCGCCATCTCCTCCGGAGAGGGGGCCTCGTGCGTGAGGGTCTCCCGGTAGATCGCTGCCGCATCCTCGTTTCTGCCCACCGCAGCATACGCGGCGGCAAGCTCAAGTGCGCTCTTTGTGCCCGCGTAGTCCCACTCGACCAGCTTTTCAAGATAAGGGATCGCATCGGCAATCTTTCCCTGCCACTGCAGGGAGTTGGCCATACCTGCGACCGCGGACGCGTCGTTAGGCCATCGCTCCAGGATCTCGGAGAAGGCGGCGCGGGCCGCCTCGAAGTCGCCCGACCACAGGATCACGTTGGCGCGCGCAACCCTCACGCCTGCGTCGTCCGGCCTGATCGACACCGCCTCGTCCATCTGCGCCAGCGCCGCTTCCCAGTCGCCCCCGCCTACCATGCAGTCGGCGAGCCTCACGCGCGCTTCCAGGTCCGAGGGGTCGATCCGGAGCGCCCGGCGGTAGTAGGTCTCGGCCTTGTCGAACTGACTGCCCTCGAGATGGTATCTGCCTATCGCCTTGAGGGCCCGCGGATCATCCGGGAAGCGCCTATCGAGATCGGCCAGGAGCTCCCTCGCCTCATCCTCTTGCCCCGCCTTTGCGAGCGAGTGGGCCAGATTGGAGATCGCCTCCTGATGGGTCGGCTCGAAGATGAGGTACGAGCGATAAAGCG
Above is a genomic segment from Pseudomonadota bacterium containing:
- a CDS encoding cellulase family glycosylhydrolase, whose amino-acid sequence is MKTTSLILLASLALASCVKGGSCTCGRQGLDVRGAALMDDSTLWDPARVAPDMDSIEERDWAFTALGGMNTARLAVKADYFMGHEGEVREQGFEFLERQLAFAEKYRLRVVLDMHIPPGGAIQDYRVTPGSEAFWHDEALKLRFVATWAEIARRFAKDRRIWAFELMNEPSGGPDQYWELMEDTIEAIRAVDPVHLIILQPDRDWRVRKLRDDKLAFSFHFYSPIEFTHQGVADNPRFRDISGVRYPGEAADHSGEKHFYGPGVIMEELSYAAGVARKTGVPVIIGEFGLSTAADEESAGRWIADVLGAGRELGLDGYLYWREIYRGGADISKAGHATMAVIDDGSYESSAQFFGIRPSLAAEDPGFDFAGFYREFGGGR
- a CDS encoding glycosyltransferase, encoding MKKLLTSLAFLAAMIAIIVYAIVRIAFTMILAPEHVWTEQLFAGMLLAGEMFILVHALGYAAALLRSSTGRQADLGRHHPLTFPPPAVAVLVAARHEPKEVLEQTFRSLVNLSYPNKTVYFLDDSSDEKYMREAEELCEKFNLTLFRRSERRGAKAGIVNDCLSALDQRYVAIFDADQRPIQGFLTTIIPMLESDEGLAFVQTPQYYSNMEESHVAKGATYQQSVFYEYICEAKGSNQSMFCCGTNVAFRREALLSVGGFDESVVTEDFATSLKLHTAGWRSLYYNHVSTFGMGPQMLAAYFKQQDRWARGTVGVLRRVVAQFIRSPASLSIGQWWEYLLSSSYYLIGLAFLFLMACPIAYIFFNVPSFFIHMDIYFSVFIPYITLSLAVFFFTLRARSYRLKQLFIGQLLTYISIPVYVRATLLGLAGVQGKFGITLKGKGTRMSFLSLWPQIVIMFLNFAALAWGINRFFYERDLSVLVNCFWVTYHFLVMNAIFYFNEELHLEVDGAAS
- a CDS encoding tetratricopeptide repeat protein encodes the protein MTRRFNSRSALAASALMLFCALWSASSWAGHRESLLGLARVLSHQKKYEESRARYDEYLARYPGDMQAHLEAGELAFWSGDYDAALAHYEKVLSDKRLGPKAESKAAEVLLIKGEFKRSQELYARVLESDPSDIDARVRVAELLSYEKRYGESVAQYDAAIEQEPGNLRAMRGRADVLSWAGRYDESIAAYDGILEADYDPDAARQKARVLGWAKRYGESLAAYREAADRTGMEAIGLEGRAKDAFWNSWPIDAISLYRELLEIEPGNAEARFDLGQTEGYERMWPEASSDFSTMLDEMPGHFRARDSLSRAETLWKKRVLIPEFHWFRAKSGSRDTDIDRYTAGLSFRQPIGSSLGIDAGYYFDLFRFENAGSIPRSQGKIGLDFSLGPRFWGEGLYLPTGYPSDSRMSHLWSGRASVRALDQLVLTAFTERDDLYNQRIVFDKRLRQTDVGGQIESRLHRRVTAYAGYRYRMVSDSNRQNSAGVEGLFYFSYEPRRLTLDLRFDWQDWKRTVTDYWSPENFWHMSATLHWRHYLNPDGMYYGALNTYYGFKYRFQIDRDKRPFNGGAFEFHRDWSHSLETGVEAFGNYSSVYWDLGAMASMAIRF
- a CDS encoding tetratricopeptide repeat protein, which gives rise to MGGKGKYVLFAAALIATAALTTVAFHLFNQAGIDYAKGHRFIEQRMPQEALPYLAKAVSLRPGFRKALQELGLAALWTGNYGVARKIFEALLAVDPHNRFAVRGLADIMAWTGQREEAIEAYRQILSRHPKDFPTMRSLADALYWEKRYDEAIPLYRSYLIFEPTHQEAISNLAHSLAKAGQEDEARELLADLDRRFPDDPRALKAIGRYHLEGSQFDKAETYYRRALRIDPSDLEARVRLADCMVGGGDWEAALAQMDEAVSIRPDDAGVRVARANVILWSGDFEAARAAFSEILERWPNDASAVAGMANSLQWQGKIADAIPYLEKLVEWDYAGTKSALELAAAYAAVGRNEDAAAIYRETLTHEAPSPEEMAEASQAFFAIGDAQKAKELATATMEKDPENLAAGMVLFNLALRERNLARAEEIIRGLVAAYPGNSALREKLAQVLTWRGKPAEAERQYRILLGK